The following are from one region of the Arachis duranensis cultivar V14167 chromosome 10, aradu.V14167.gnm2.J7QH, whole genome shotgun sequence genome:
- the LOC110276719 gene encoding protein FAR1-RELATED SEQUENCE 9-like — protein MAWTAPTGDKCVIKVADVTCYRKGVLSIQEVQLPARDQETLSACMLSVANFQNVSAQPPAYLMEYTSHSKKFCMEDESECFGKVVSSDADEFDVEQLDPSGCGKGSARWYAKLWATYVKDTWVHGRDCRIADGDVNSAIVYLEGKASVDHMAMARYNLTKEGMLSNLFWADGMSRVDYQHFGDVLAFDSTYKKNKYRRLLVILSGANNHKQTTIFGFRIVLDETITSYKWMLENLLEVMCNKFPSVVVIDGDDAIIAAVTENVTSNGNEQMFRDLFSRWLYADMSIDDFEAEWAEAADEYELHDKLWAMQIYEKRKIWANAYLGDKFYAGFRTTSRCEGINSHVKKFLSSKHTILELVQNLELVLREYRNNEMVAQFNSIYNVPVMTTCLDPIEKCAAMVYTRTIFTNVKKEIDAVRALNFVSKQRVSMTVVYTMEEYSNPGKPVVTLIDINTTKLECRCNFCAREGIPCRHMFFVMKHEHLKTIPHRLILKRWRKDAKAVEDYSEKKDVADDRGFLLRHGALHAVAQWLLFLGAQSHELFNVAMRGIRSMCVDMEGLHGDGYDQTNTDPEVGVRDPAIVRMKGAPSTWGISGKKRRCTTCRRTGHTKRRCAEGFKKASVKLHDLEEDADVIPHKEKSPKLNQVAKGRTAEVDGEEGIAADCEFDCVIGTAQSETVKAKACKPEGNWATEVLDLIGSLHAHVEHK, from the exons atgGAATACACTAGTCATAGCAAGAAATTCTGCATGGAGGATGAAAGCGAATGTTTTGGCAAAGTAGTCAGTTCAGATGctgatgaatttgatgttgagcaATTGGATCCAAGTGG GTGCGGCAAAGGATCAGCTAGATGGTATGCAAAGTTATGGGCTACCTACGTCAAAGATACTTGGGTACATGGCAGGGATTGCCGGATTGCAGATGGGGATGTAAATTCTGCCATTGTCTATTTGGAGGGAAAGGCTTCTGTGGACCATATGGCAATGGCGAGGTATAACCTGACTAAGGAGGGTATGTTGTCCAACTTATTTTGGGCCGATGGAATGAGCAGAGTTGATTACCAACACTTTGGTGATGTCCTTGCGTTTGATTCGACGTACAAAAAGAACAAGTATAGGAGACTGCTTGTAATATTATCAGGTGCAAACAACCACAAACAGACGACTATCTTTGGATTCAGGATAGTGTTGGACGAGACGATTACTTCATACAAGTGGATGCTAGAAAATCTCCTTGAGGTTATGTGTAATAAATTTCCATCTGTTGTAGTCATAGACGGCGATGATGCTATTATTGCAGCAGTTACGGAA AATGTTACATCTAATGGGAACGAGCAGATGTTCAGGGACTTGTTTTCAAGGTGGTTGTATGCGGATATGTCGATAGATGACTTTGAAGCGGAATGGGCTGAAGCAGCGGATGAATACGAGTTACATGATAAGTTATGGGCAATGCAGATATACGAAAAGAGAAAGATATGGGCGAATGCATACCTTGGCGACAAGTTCTATGCTGGGTTTCGTACCACATCGCGATGTGAGGGTATAAATTCCCATGTGAAGAAATTCCTTAGCTCGAAGCACACTATACTGGAGCTTGTGCAAAACCTTGAGCTAGTCCTTCGTGAATATCGTAACAATGAGATGGTTGCACAGTTCAACTCCATTTATAACGTCCCTGTTATGACGACGTGCCTTGATCCAATCGAAAAATGTGCTGCCATGGTATATACGCGGACCATTTTCACCAACGTGAAAAAGGAGATAGATGCGGTTAGAGCTCTAAACTTTGTTAGTAAGCAGAGGGTGTCGATGACGGTAGTGTACACAATGGAGGAGTATAGTAATCCCGGGAAGCCAGTGGTTACTTTGATCGACATAAACACGACAAAGTTGGAGTGTAGATGTAACTTTTGTGCTAGAGAGGGGATACCTTGTCGACATATGTTTTTTGTGATGAAGCATGAGCACTTGAAGACAATTCCTCATCGGTTAATTTTGAAACGATGGCGTAAGGACGCTAAGGCCGTTGAAGACTACTCGGAGAAGAAGGACGTAGCCGATGATCGGGGATTCTTGCTTCGGCATGGTGCCTTACATGCGGTAGCTCAATGGTTGTTGTTTCTTGGTGCGCAGAGCCATGAGCTATTTAATGTAGCGATGAGGGGAATTCGTAGCATGTGTGTTGACATGGAGGGATTGCACGGGGATGGCTATGATCAGACCAACACAGATCCTGAAGTTGGTGTGCGTGATCCAGCTATCGTGCGGATGAAAGGGGCTCCTAGTACCTGGGGGATAAGTGGTAAAAAAAGAAGATGCACGACTTGCAGGCGGACTGGACACACCAAGCGAAGGTGCGCTGAAGGGTTCAAAAAAGCATCTGTAAAGCTGCACGACTTGGAAGAGGATGCTGATGTGATACCACACAAAGAAAAG TCCCCAAAATTGAACCAAGTAGCAAAGGGTAGAACTGCTGAGGTAGATGGAGAGGAAGGCATAGCAGCCGATTGTGAGTTTGATTGCGTCATTGGAACAGCGCAAAGTGAGACAGTTAAAGCCAAGGCTTGCAAGCCGGAAGGAAACTGGGCCACTGAGGTGCTGGACCTCATTGGTTCACTCCATGCACACGTTGAGCACAAGTGA